A section of the Pseudovibrio sp. M1P-2-3 genome encodes:
- a CDS encoding IS630 family transposase, which produces MLAAEQKRADIRHERHVWIARRQPFMKSHLHRLVFIDETSLKTNMVKTTGWAPKGERLLDHAPFGNWNTQTFIAALRHDRLEAPWVINAPMNRQRFERYVETQLTPTLKKGDVVVLDNLSSHKSTNAAKALQAVGAWFLFLPAYSPDLNPIEMAFAKLKTLIRKIAARSYDDLWKAVGQVCDLFSEQECYNFFNAAGYKSD; this is translated from the coding sequence TTGCTGGCCGCAGAGCAAAAGCGCGCTGATATCCGCCATGAGCGTCATGTCTGGATTGCTCGTCGCCAACCTTTTATGAAGAGCCATTTGCATAGGCTTGTGTTTATTGATGAAACCAGCCTTAAAACCAATATGGTCAAGACAACCGGTTGGGCACCTAAAGGCGAGCGACTTCTTGATCACGCCCCTTTTGGTAACTGGAATACGCAAACCTTTATCGCCGCCCTCAGGCATGACCGCCTAGAGGCGCCTTGGGTCATAAATGCGCCCATGAACCGTCAGCGATTTGAACGGTATGTGGAAACGCAATTAACCCCAACTTTGAAAAAAGGAGATGTCGTTGTTCTGGACAACCTATCCTCACACAAAAGCACGAATGCGGCAAAAGCTTTGCAGGCTGTTGGAGCTTGGTTTCTATTCCTTCCCGCTTATAGTCCAGACCTTAATCCCATCGAGATGGCATTTGCCAAACTTAAAACTCTTATTCGAAAAATTGCAGCCCGTAGCTATGACGATTTATGGAAAGCTGTCGGCCAAGTATGCGACCTATTCTCAGAACAGGAATGTTATAACTTCTTCAATGCAGCTGGATACAAATCCGATTAA
- a CDS encoding winged helix-turn-helix domain-containing protein, with amino-acid sequence MGKPHPIELRERVVCMVAEGHSHRSTAAHFRVSVKFVNDMVRLKRETGSLLPKRQGNPGRGKLSGVKGWVRQRLQERGELTLDELVLELFEQHAIKVHRSSVGRLLHRLGLTHKKTLAGRRAKAR; translated from the coding sequence ATGGGAAAACCACATCCAATTGAATTGCGAGAACGTGTTGTGTGCATGGTCGCAGAGGGGCACAGTCATCGATCAACAGCGGCACATTTTCGTGTTTCTGTTAAATTTGTGAATGACATGGTCCGTCTAAAACGGGAGACAGGCTCTCTTCTGCCCAAACGACAAGGTAATCCCGGTCGCGGAAAATTGAGTGGAGTTAAGGGGTGGGTCCGGCAACGCTTACAGGAAAGAGGAGAGCTGACCCTTGATGAATTGGTTTTGGAGCTATTCGAGCAACACGCCATCAAGGTGCACCGTTCTTCTGTTGGTCGACTCTTGCACCGCCTCGGGCTAACACACAAAAAAACACTTGCTGGCCGCAGAGCAAAAGCGCGCTGA
- a CDS encoding IS110 family RNA-guided transposase: protein MSEVTIGVDISKDHLDVYCLPDEQSKQFTNTAAGYRQLKSWLKGLPVARIIFEPTGSYHGAFELALSGSYPLSKVNPWQARRFAQAKGKRAKTDRIDARLLAQMGQDFQLEPDKPVDASLCHLKEIRVARQALVKEATQLENRLKTQRVNLVRKQTQQRLKLVRKQLEALNAETQKQIEQSPQRARAAKILHSIPGLGQVAVAALVIEMPELGQLSRKQAAALAGLAPMTRQSGRWRGAAFIQAGRKPVRDALYMPAVVASRYNPDLKAKYNQMRAAGKPPKIAIIALMRKLIELANALIKADRQWQPKTA, encoded by the coding sequence ATGTCTGAGGTTACCATTGGTGTCGATATTTCGAAAGACCATCTTGATGTGTACTGCCTGCCGGATGAGCAGAGCAAGCAGTTTACCAATACAGCTGCAGGGTACAGACAGTTAAAAAGCTGGCTGAAAGGCCTGCCTGTCGCTCGAATTATTTTTGAACCCACAGGTTCTTATCACGGCGCTTTTGAGTTGGCATTGTCGGGTTCCTATCCTCTGAGCAAAGTTAACCCATGGCAAGCACGCCGGTTTGCACAGGCCAAAGGCAAGAGGGCGAAGACGGACCGGATTGATGCGCGCCTGCTGGCCCAAATGGGGCAGGATTTCCAGTTGGAACCAGACAAGCCAGTCGATGCAAGCCTATGTCATCTCAAAGAGATACGCGTTGCACGTCAAGCTCTTGTAAAAGAAGCCACGCAACTGGAGAACCGGTTGAAAACACAACGGGTGAACCTGGTTCGCAAACAGACACAGCAACGCCTGAAACTCGTGCGAAAGCAATTGGAGGCCCTTAACGCCGAAACTCAAAAGCAAATTGAGCAGAGCCCTCAAAGGGCGCGGGCAGCAAAGATTTTACACTCTATTCCCGGGCTGGGACAGGTCGCCGTCGCGGCGCTGGTGATTGAAATGCCAGAGCTTGGACAATTATCCCGTAAACAGGCCGCTGCTCTGGCGGGGCTGGCCCCCATGACCCGCCAGTCAGGACGCTGGCGGGGCGCTGCTTTTATTCAAGCAGGGCGCAAGCCGGTACGCGATGCACTCTACATGCCTGCCGTTGTTGCCAGCCGTTATAATCCAGACCTGAAAGCCAAATACAACCAGATGCGAGCGGCTGGTAAGCCTCCCAAAATCGCCATAATAGCTCTCATGCGTAAGCTAATCGAACTGGCAAACGCTCTCATAAAAGCGGACCGGCAATGGCAACCAAAAACGGCTTGA
- a CDS encoding IS481 family transposase: MGQVLHGSATTTHAVRSAIQKSDATIKELSRRYNINPKTVMKWKHRNSVEDQPMGRKNPRSTVLSVAEEAACVAFRKHSLLPLDDCLYALQETIPRLTRSSLHRLFQRHGISRLPPPDMKANKKRFKAYPIGYFHLDIAEVRTQEGKLYLFVAIDRTSKFAFVKLFEKATRRIASTFLRALIEAVPYKIHTVLTDNGTQFTDPKGYSWNASEVQHLLTTGQLFRAHAFVLACAQNDIDHRLTKPAHPWTNGQVERMNRTLKEATVRRYYYRTHNELRAHLDTFIQAYNFAKRLKALRGLTPFDYITRQWTQEPDRFIKQPHHLLAGLNI, translated from the coding sequence ATGGGACAGGTATTACACGGCAGCGCCACGACTACTCACGCGGTTCGATCAGCCATACAAAAATCGGATGCAACCATCAAAGAGTTGAGCCGGCGTTATAACATCAATCCCAAAACGGTGATGAAGTGGAAACATCGCAATAGCGTGGAAGATCAACCTATGGGGCGGAAGAATCCCCGCTCCACAGTCCTGAGCGTGGCAGAAGAGGCGGCGTGTGTCGCTTTTCGCAAGCACTCTTTATTGCCACTCGATGACTGCCTTTACGCCCTGCAGGAAACGATCCCGCGTCTGACCCGCTCGTCCCTGCATCGCTTATTCCAGCGCCATGGGATTTCGCGCCTGCCACCACCGGATATGAAAGCGAACAAGAAACGCTTCAAAGCCTATCCAATTGGTTACTTTCATCTTGATATTGCTGAGGTTCGTACGCAAGAAGGCAAGCTCTATTTGTTCGTTGCCATTGACCGAACCTCAAAGTTCGCCTTTGTCAAACTCTTTGAAAAAGCCACCAGAAGGATTGCCAGTACCTTTCTGCGGGCCCTTATTGAAGCGGTTCCCTACAAGATCCATACCGTGCTGACCGATAACGGCACCCAGTTCACTGACCCCAAAGGGTACAGCTGGAACGCCAGTGAGGTTCAACATTTGCTCACAACAGGCCAGTTGTTTCGTGCTCATGCATTTGTTCTGGCTTGTGCCCAAAATGACATTGACCACCGGCTTACCAAACCAGCCCATCCGTGGACAAATGGCCAGGTCGAGCGCATGAACAGAACCCTTAAAGAAGCAACCGTTCGGCGCTACTATTACCGCACACACAACGAACTAAGAGCCCATCTGGACACATTTATTCAGGCCTATAACTTCGCCAAGCGCCTCAAGGCTCTTCGGGGCCTAACACCCTTCGACTATATTACCAGACAATGGACACAAGAGCCGGACAGATTTATAAAACAACCACACCATCTGCTCGCGGGACTAAACATCTAG